Proteins from a genomic interval of Ktedonobacteraceae bacterium:
- a CDS encoding methyltransferase domain-containing protein, translated as MADSFNRVYGKPDDPFYYGLKPTVELEHFLHETQPPIGEALDLGCGEGRNSLLLARYGYHVHAVDASSHGIEKLQKYASSQDLNSIDGEVADVRTLQLRPNSYDAIVAVTILDHISEEEGKKVATSMIDALKPGGFVFIEDFTIHDPGANAIRKENETISETASFVQHYFDEGELATWFSTLETLLYEEIMKYDDSHGKPHYHGVARLIARKKLTSNKDTAYCKPRAF; from the coding sequence ATGGCTGATTCCTTTAATCGTGTCTACGGGAAGCCGGACGATCCATTCTACTATGGTCTGAAACCAACTGTAGAGCTTGAGCATTTTCTGCATGAAACACAGCCCCCAATCGGAGAAGCGTTAGACCTTGGCTGCGGCGAGGGCAGGAATAGCTTGCTATTAGCCCGCTACGGCTATCATGTACATGCCGTCGATGCATCAAGCCATGGCATTGAGAAGTTACAAAAATACGCCTCCTCGCAAGACCTGAACTCTATTGACGGCGAAGTTGCCGATGTACGCACGTTGCAACTCAGGCCCAACTCTTATGATGCCATTGTCGCCGTGACCATTCTTGACCATATCAGCGAGGAAGAGGGCAAGAAGGTCGCAACGTCCATGATAGATGCTCTCAAGCCAGGTGGTTTTGTTTTTATCGAAGATTTCACCATTCATGACCCAGGAGCAAACGCGATCAGGAAAGAAAACGAGACAATTAGCGAGACCGCCTCTTTTGTACAACATTACTTTGACGAGGGTGAGCTTGCGACCTGGTTTTCCACCTTGGAGACGCTGTTATATGAGGAAATCATGAAGTATGATGATTCTCATGGCAAGCCACATTACCATGGAGTTGCGAGATTGATTGCGAGGAAAAAGCTAACCAGCAATAAAGATACTGCTTATTGCAAACCCAGAGCTTTCTGA
- a CDS encoding AbrB/MazE/SpoVT family DNA-binding domain-containing protein, which produces MIWQKLRKVGNSYVVTIPKEEIERQNLHEGQLLAVEIQPAEIRPVLSPELRKAFEESWQRNEEAYRYMAEH; this is translated from the coding sequence ATGATCTGGCAAAAGTTGCGCAAAGTGGGAAATAGCTATGTTGTAACTATTCCGAAAGAGGAAATCGAGCGCCAGAATCTCCATGAAGGTCAATTGCTGGCCGTCGAAATCCAGCCTGCCGAAATACGCCCGGTATTGTCGCCTGAACTGCGCAAGGCATTCGAGGAAAGCTGGCAGCGCAACGAAGAGGCCTATCGCTACATGGCCGAGCATTAA
- a CDS encoding alpha/beta hydrolase, with protein MSRDESPAFPTTLVDVGGYRLAITCMGTGSPTVVLDAGMGDASEVWHQVQKAVSQFTQVCSYDRAGQGQSDPGPKPRTSQTITSELHSLLTHAHIPGPYVLVGHSFGGFNVRLFASRYPDEVVGLVLVDSAHPDLDLVALLPAEFPEENQGVRQVRLTLKQETQQTDNPEGIDPAASAAQVRSITSLGTLPLVVLTHSSERWIDMWVTAFPGFPRELAVRLEHAWQEQQHQLLPLSSQSRQMVAQQSGHYIHLEEPELVVNAIRSVVELVRRRA; from the coding sequence ATGAGTAGAGATGAATCACCTGCTTTCCCTACGACGCTGGTGGATGTGGGAGGATATCGGCTCGCCATCACTTGCATGGGCACTGGAAGCCCGACTGTGGTCCTGGATGCGGGTATGGGAGATGCCAGTGAGGTCTGGCACCAGGTGCAGAAAGCCGTTTCCCAATTTACCCAGGTGTGTAGTTATGATCGCGCAGGTCAGGGTCAGAGCGATCCAGGTCCCAAACCCCGCACCAGCCAAACCATCACCAGCGAATTGCATAGCTTGTTAACCCATGCACATATTCCCGGCCCTTACGTCCTGGTGGGGCATTCGTTTGGAGGATTCAATGTGCGTCTGTTCGCCAGCCGCTATCCAGATGAGGTGGTCGGTTTGGTGCTCGTCGATTCAGCCCACCCTGACCTGGATCTGGTTGCATTGCTACCAGCAGAGTTCCCCGAGGAGAACCAGGGGGTGCGGCAGGTACGACTCACCCTTAAACAAGAGACCCAGCAGACGGACAACCCAGAGGGCATTGATCCGGCTGCGAGTGCTGCCCAGGTGCGCTCCATTACCTCACTGGGAACATTACCCCTCGTTGTGCTCACTCACAGCTCTGAACGGTGGATAGATATGTGGGTCACCGCATTCCCTGGTTTTCCGCGGGAGCTGGCAGTCAGGCTTGAACACGCCTGGCAGGAGCAGCAGCACCAGCTCTTACCGCTTTCGTCACAGAGCCGGCAGATGGTCGCACAACAGAGTGGGCATTACATTCATCTGGAGGAGCCGGAACTGGTGGTGAACGCCATTCGCTCCGTAGTTGAGCTGGTCCGACGAAGAGCGTGA
- a CDS encoding AMP-binding protein, with amino-acid sequence MIDKWATDPNKLAMLWIGQKGEVERNITFAQFAERSSRAANAFATLGIQKGDRVLVMLPRIPEWWESVLGLMKLGAIAIPCTTLLTPKDIAFRAGVAEAVAIITDHEGAARFDQVRKECPTVQHAILVDTPQSERDGWTNYHQIVDEASPEFTGEKTRSDDPCLVYFTSGTVGYPKMVLHTQASYPIGHTITGKYWLDLHEGDLLWNLSETGWAKFAWSNLFGPWSQGAAMFIQDARGKFNPIETLEMLNKYPITTLCAPPTAYRMLVLDEPMKYMKANPPKALRHCVGAGEPLNPEVIKIWEDETGMTIRDGYGQTETVLLCANFPPIQVKPGSMGKPSPGFDVEVIDHDGNPLPAGKEGDIAVRVKPQRPTWMFKEYWRNPDATKACIRGDWYITGDRAYKDEDGYFWFVGRADDVIISAGYRIGPFEVESALKEHPAVAESAVVASPDEMRGEVVKAFVILAPGYTASPELASELQDHVKRVTAPYKYPREIEFVDSLPKTISGKIRRVELREMERQRKQS; translated from the coding sequence GTGATCGACAAATGGGCCACTGATCCCAACAAACTCGCCATGCTATGGATTGGACAAAAAGGCGAAGTGGAGCGCAATATTACGTTTGCCCAGTTCGCCGAACGCTCCAGCCGGGCCGCCAATGCTTTTGCCACACTGGGCATTCAGAAAGGCGACCGCGTGCTGGTAATGCTGCCGCGCATCCCAGAATGGTGGGAGAGCGTGCTGGGCTTGATGAAGCTGGGAGCGATTGCCATCCCCTGCACCACACTGCTCACCCCCAAAGATATCGCTTTTCGCGCCGGGGTAGCGGAAGCTGTTGCCATTATCACCGATCACGAGGGCGCGGCCAGGTTCGACCAGGTACGCAAGGAATGTCCGACCGTTCAGCACGCTATTCTGGTAGATACGCCGCAGAGTGAGCGTGACGGCTGGACGAATTATCATCAGATCGTTGATGAAGCATCGCCGGAGTTCACCGGCGAGAAGACGCGCAGCGATGACCCGTGCCTGGTTTACTTCACTTCAGGCACTGTCGGCTATCCCAAGATGGTACTCCACACTCAGGCCAGCTACCCTATCGGGCATACCATCACCGGCAAGTACTGGCTCGATCTGCACGAAGGTGACCTGCTCTGGAATCTTTCCGAAACCGGATGGGCAAAATTCGCGTGGAGCAATCTTTTTGGTCCCTGGAGTCAGGGTGCCGCTATGTTCATCCAGGATGCGCGCGGCAAGTTTAATCCCATCGAAACATTGGAGATGCTTAACAAGTATCCCATCACGACGCTCTGCGCCCCACCGACCGCCTACCGTATGCTGGTACTCGATGAGCCGATGAAGTATATGAAGGCTAACCCACCGAAGGCGCTGCGCCATTGCGTTGGCGCCGGTGAGCCACTCAACCCTGAAGTCATCAAGATCTGGGAAGATGAAACGGGCATGACCATCCGCGACGGCTACGGGCAGACGGAAACGGTGCTGCTGTGCGCCAACTTCCCACCCATTCAGGTCAAGCCTGGCTCGATGGGCAAACCGTCGCCTGGTTTCGATGTCGAAGTCATCGACCATGACGGCAATCCGCTGCCAGCAGGCAAGGAGGGCGATATTGCCGTGCGCGTCAAGCCGCAGCGCCCCACCTGGATGTTCAAGGAATACTGGCGCAACCCCGATGCGACCAAGGCCTGCATTCGCGGCGACTGGTATATCACCGGCGATCGCGCCTACAAGGATGAAGACGGCTACTTCTGGTTTGTCGGACGCGCTGACGATGTCATCATCAGTGCAGGCTACCGCATTGGCCCCTTCGAAGTCGAGAGTGCCTTAAAAGAGCATCCTGCTGTTGCTGAGTCTGCGGTGGTGGCAAGTCCCGATGAGATGCGCGGCGAGGTCGTCAAAGCCTTTGTCATCCTGGCCCCTGGCTATACCGCATCACCTGAACTGGCCAGCGAATTGCAAGACCACGTCAAGCGTGTCACTGCACCCTATAAGTATCCGCGTGAGATCGAGTTTGTGGATAGCTTGCCCAAGACCATCTCCGGCAAAATCCGCCGCGTGGAACTCCGCGAGATGGAGCGGCAGAGGAAGCAAAGTTAG
- a CDS encoding sigma-70 family RNA polymerase sigma factor — protein sequence MRQAHGENLSLAAVDQYMREVRQIPSLTAEEEAGLLSSISRAIDAKQAQDRLVEGYQSTIVSLAKRFVRDCTHLELLDFVQEGNSALLRAIKQYDENRMASSFKTFAFAWMRGAMLTAYWRYERAIPLPINKVREIQRMQTIHMRLLAQLGQEPTPTEVAQEMQLKEQEVQALLALRDQQVVSLHTQVGKESVTSFEDVLEDTTAATFADDGFFSAEDVLRLLTEPERAVFRLRLGLLDGHAHTQREVADILGIALSTVQMLDRRARMRLREALVA from the coding sequence ATGCGGCAGGCCCATGGAGAAAACCTTTCATTAGCGGCGGTTGATCAGTATATGCGTGAAGTCAGGCAGATTCCTTCACTCACGGCTGAGGAGGAGGCAGGCTTATTGTCGAGTATTTCGCGGGCTATTGATGCCAAGCAAGCACAGGATCGCCTGGTGGAGGGATACCAATCGACCATTGTTAGTCTGGCGAAGCGATTTGTGCGTGATTGCACGCATTTGGAATTGCTTGATTTCGTACAGGAAGGCAATAGCGCACTCCTGCGGGCTATCAAGCAGTATGACGAAAATCGTATGGCTTCTTCCTTCAAAACATTTGCGTTTGCATGGATGAGGGGAGCAATGCTGACAGCTTATTGGCGCTATGAACGGGCCATTCCACTGCCCATCAACAAAGTGCGAGAGATACAACGCATGCAGACGATACATATGCGCTTGCTTGCACAGTTGGGACAAGAGCCAACTCCCACAGAAGTAGCGCAGGAGATGCAACTCAAGGAACAGGAAGTACAGGCATTGCTGGCACTCCGGGACCAGCAGGTAGTGAGCCTGCATACCCAGGTTGGAAAAGAAAGTGTTACTTCTTTTGAAGACGTGCTTGAGGATACGACAGCCGCCACTTTTGCCGATGACGGCTTTTTCTCTGCTGAAGATGTGCTTCGTCTCTTGACCGAGCCGGAACGCGCCGTGTTTCGATTGCGACTTGGCCTGCTTGATGGGCACGCTCATACACAACGAGAAGTTGCTGATATTCTTGGGATAGCGCTTTCAACCGTCCAAATGTTGGACCGGCGGG
- a CDS encoding ISL3 family transposase, whose protein sequence is MDETSLLSLPEGMRIEQIQITENGVIIEVVATSATSCCPLCSEASASIHCHYRRTLRDVPCAGRRVQLFLTVRKFSCRNPYCARKVFAERLPAFVEPWARMTIRYCQQITSIGLSTCGKGGAKLAARLGIQTSGQTILRQIMDLPDTPSGSVLLLGIDEFAFRRGYQFGTVLVDLEGHRVVDLLPDRTCDSAAHWIWQHPDITVVSRDRGSEYAAAAALGAPQAMQIADRFHLAKNLSEAVQRLLARVLQAMKETSQQSKEAEKSSTEHLLPIEEWRPAQEESVKQIIAIRRAERQGRYQQVTALREQGLTSHEIAARLEMKERTVRDWLHKGIAPDTRPRRKYRSDFDLYAPYVLKRWREGEHSGRQLWHEVQFQGYSGSERMVYRFLETLKSKEIVPSAGLSRLPRYTSRTAVWLFMRDPKKLASNEQEDLAAFRLVDQTLNTAYLLVQDFLHMLHHREGHRLDGWLEQVAQSGLPELQSFAAGIERDKTAVQAGLTWHINNGQTEGHVTKLKLIKRQGYGRAGFPLLRKRVLHAL, encoded by the coding sequence ATGGACGAGACTTCCTTGCTTTCCTTGCCTGAAGGGATGCGGATCGAGCAGATCCAGATCACCGAAAACGGCGTCATCATCGAGGTCGTTGCCACCTCTGCCACCTCGTGTTGTCCGCTCTGTTCTGAAGCATCCGCATCGATCCATTGCCACTATCGCCGGACCTTACGCGATGTTCCCTGCGCAGGCCGTCGCGTCCAGCTGTTCCTGACCGTTCGTAAGTTCTCCTGCCGCAATCCCTATTGCGCGCGCAAAGTCTTTGCTGAACGTCTCCCGGCCTTTGTCGAGCCATGGGCCAGGATGACGATCCGATACTGCCAGCAGATTACCTCCATTGGGCTCTCCACCTGTGGCAAAGGGGGAGCCAAACTCGCTGCTCGTTTGGGAATACAAACGTCTGGCCAGACCATCCTCCGTCAGATCATGGACTTGCCCGATACCCCTTCTGGATCGGTGCTCCTTTTGGGGATCGACGAGTTTGCCTTCCGGCGTGGCTACCAGTTCGGGACAGTGCTCGTGGACTTGGAGGGCCATCGCGTCGTGGACCTGTTACCGGATCGCACCTGTGATTCGGCAGCCCACTGGATCTGGCAACACCCAGACATTACGGTGGTGAGTCGAGATCGGGGAAGTGAATACGCTGCCGCTGCGGCTCTAGGAGCTCCTCAAGCGATGCAGATAGCGGATCGCTTTCACCTTGCAAAGAATCTCTCAGAAGCCGTGCAACGGCTCTTGGCTCGTGTCTTGCAAGCCATGAAGGAGACCAGCCAGCAGAGCAAGGAAGCCGAGAAGAGCTCAACCGAGCATCTCCTTCCCATTGAGGAATGGCGTCCAGCACAAGAGGAGAGCGTGAAGCAGATCATTGCAATACGCCGTGCAGAGCGACAAGGGCGCTATCAACAAGTGACCGCCCTGCGTGAGCAAGGATTGACCTCACATGAGATTGCTGCTCGTCTTGAGATGAAAGAGCGAACTGTGCGGGATTGGCTCCACAAGGGTATTGCCCCTGATACCAGGCCTCGACGTAAATATCGTAGCGATTTTGATCTCTACGCTCCGTATGTGCTCAAACGCTGGCGAGAAGGCGAGCACAGTGGCCGCCAGCTGTGGCATGAAGTGCAGTTCCAGGGATATAGCGGGTCTGAGCGCATGGTCTATCGCTTCCTGGAAACACTCAAAAGCAAGGAAATAGTGCCATCAGCCGGGCTTTCACGTCTGCCCCGCTACACCTCACGAACAGCCGTGTGGCTTTTCATGCGTGACCCGAAAAAACTCGCGAGCAATGAGCAGGAAGATCTGGCGGCCTTCCGATTAGTCGATCAGACACTCAACACAGCTTACCTGCTGGTGCAGGATTTCCTGCACATGCTTCACCACCGTGAAGGACACCGACTCGATGGCTGGTTAGAGCAAGTCGCCCAAAGTGGTCTGCCAGAACTGCAAAGCTTTGCTGCTGGAATAGAGCGGGACAAAACTGCCGTCCAGGCGGGGCTCACCTGGCACATCAACAATGGTCAGACTGAAGGCCACGTAACCAAGCTGAAGCTGATCAAAAGACAAGGATATGGCAGGGCCGGATTTCCCTTGCTCCGCAAGCGTGTGCTGCATGCACTCTAA
- a CDS encoding type II toxin-antitoxin system death-on-curing family toxin, with the protein MAEIRYLTLADVLALHHAIMERFGAPPTPLRDEGTLESALMRARMVAYYDEADIIRQAALLAVGISQAQAFLDDNKRIAFAVCDVFLRVNGLAFSGDPLELTLQFETLAKREDSLDKATERFEQWLRKNVSPRDENMI; encoded by the coding sequence ATGGCCGAGATACGCTATCTTACCCTGGCAGATGTGCTGGCACTTCACCATGCCATCATGGAACGATTCGGCGCTCCACCAACGCCTCTCCGTGACGAGGGTACACTCGAATCGGCATTAATGCGGGCACGCATGGTAGCCTATTATGATGAGGCTGATATCATTCGCCAGGCGGCTCTGCTCGCGGTCGGTATCTCTCAGGCGCAGGCTTTTCTAGACGACAATAAGCGTATTGCATTTGCCGTCTGCGATGTCTTCTTACGCGTGAACGGTTTAGCTTTCTCAGGCGATCCCCTGGAACTGACCTTGCAATTCGAGACTTTAGCAAAGCGAGAGGATAGCCTGGATAAGGCGACGGAGCGATTTGAGCAGTGGCTGCGGAAGAATGTTAGCCCAAGGGATGAGAACATGATATGA
- a CDS encoding NUDIX hydrolase yields the protein MADQDQAGVLVTLDIVIPRLSPSGGWEVVLIQRNKEPFKGMWALPGGHLNTEDVSLEAAAQREAQEETGLVIPLDLFEQVYTFEDFQDPRGKYLCLLYVLSEPLSSSATIQAGGDVSRVQWYSVDDLRLLPDLAFNHIKLLRMALHQMFTKHYQKALGLQ from the coding sequence ATGGCAGATCAAGATCAAGCGGGGGTTTTGGTCACACTCGATATTGTTATTCCGCGCCTTTCTCCGTCTGGTGGTTGGGAAGTTGTACTGATCCAACGAAACAAAGAACCTTTCAAGGGTATGTGGGCACTTCCTGGTGGTCATTTAAACACAGAAGACGTATCATTAGAAGCGGCTGCCCAGCGTGAAGCACAGGAAGAAACCGGCCTGGTCATTCCTCTCGATTTGTTTGAGCAAGTCTATACGTTTGAAGATTTTCAAGACCCACGCGGGAAATATCTTTGTTTGCTCTATGTGTTATCGGAGCCATTGAGTTCATCTGCAACCATTCAGGCAGGAGGGGATGTTTCGCGCGTCCAATGGTATTCGGTAGACGATTTGCGGCTCCTCCCTGACCTGGCGTTCAACCATATCAAACTTCTCCGTATGGCCCTGCATCAGATGTTTACGAAGCACTATCAGAAAGCTCTGGGTTTGCAATAA
- a CDS encoding helix-turn-helix transcriptional regulator, producing the protein MATNSIKPKPSFAGQFLKDYRKAHRLSQEQLAYDLSIEPRTLRAYESGERQLTNINELRRIADLLGVEPERLGLAASIYVPRTPEQIEAVVEHAWSLIEESRVQEARTVIDRLIHNLQSQITTEDPVLLKSLAHAYHAAGYVTSVSTRSFESYKAIPYYHQVEVIARIIKDDTLLNIGLTYQGDMYQRLGEINKAITYLEAARDTTLQADAASRGNGIQLLGRAYLRTNDVTNFERAMDTSEELTHAFDPKASVTHGHYSLGTVYEEYGRSYANLGQMQKALDYLDRAAAELPQTKFWELLLTTAKAIALVKGNELREGLDLATEAAQECLATGNIRFLDRIYIIDHYVEELTRDILQMRKPLHEAMHRGQETEI; encoded by the coding sequence GTGGCAACGAACTCTATCAAACCCAAGCCTTCATTCGCCGGACAATTTCTGAAAGACTACCGCAAAGCACACCGACTTTCTCAAGAGCAATTGGCCTATGACCTTTCCATCGAACCGCGTACCCTTCGGGCCTACGAGAGTGGAGAACGGCAACTTACCAATATCAATGAACTGCGGCGTATCGCCGATCTACTCGGTGTCGAACCAGAGCGCCTGGGCCTGGCCGCCTCGATCTATGTACCACGAACGCCGGAACAAATTGAAGCCGTTGTGGAACACGCGTGGTCGCTGATCGAAGAATCTCGTGTGCAGGAGGCACGCACGGTCATTGACCGTCTCATTCATAACCTTCAATCACAAATCACAACAGAAGACCCCGTTCTCTTGAAAAGTCTCGCGCACGCCTATCATGCCGCAGGCTATGTCACCTCTGTTAGCACGCGCTCATTCGAGTCCTATAAGGCTATCCCCTACTACCATCAGGTTGAAGTGATAGCTCGCATCATCAAGGATGATACCCTGTTGAATATCGGTCTCACCTATCAGGGCGATATGTACCAACGGTTGGGAGAGATCAACAAGGCGATTACCTATCTTGAAGCTGCGCGTGATACAACACTTCAAGCAGATGCAGCATCACGCGGAAACGGTATCCAATTACTGGGACGGGCCTATCTCAGAACAAACGATGTCACTAACTTCGAGCGAGCCATGGACACCTCAGAAGAACTCACACATGCCTTCGATCCCAAGGCCAGCGTGACACATGGCCACTATAGCCTGGGAACTGTCTACGAGGAATATGGTCGCAGTTATGCTAATTTGGGACAGATGCAGAAAGCGCTCGATTATCTGGACCGAGCGGCAGCCGAATTGCCCCAAACGAAATTCTGGGAACTCTTGCTAACTACAGCCAAAGCCATTGCGCTGGTAAAAGGCAACGAACTGAGAGAAGGCCTGGACCTGGCTACCGAAGCGGCACAGGAGTGTCTTGCTACTGGCAATATCCGCTTCTTAGATCGCATCTATATCATCGATCATTACGTAGAAGAATTGACACGTGATATTCTTCAGATGAGAAAACCACTCCACGAGGCAATGCACCGGGGGCAAGAAACAGAAATCTAA